The DNA window TGTTGCAGGATAGCGGAGCTGAGTAAAAACACGTTCTGTTAAGTTAGGAGGTACGACAGGAAAAGAAGGAATTTATTACGGCGTTAAATAAAACTGTCAGAAgaacagtgttgccaattaGGATAATACAACTGTCAGAaggacagtgttgccaattatGCAATCGATACAATTCCAGTCAGTGTTGCCAATGTGAACACTAACTCCAATACTCCAACACTCTTCCTCAACACTGGTCGGCTTGACCCACACTGCCTCACGAGGCCTTCTTAGTTCAACCACCCTCAACGGCTCTTGCCGTTGCGCCTGCACCAACCGCGTCACACTCTGCGTGGCAGTTCCACCTCGTCCAGGGCCGTCCCGCGCTCCAGCTCCCCGATGCTCGCCCGCAGTGATCCATCCAGTCGGCGAACTCGTTGAGCTGCGCGTCAAACGCCTGCTGCTCCACGATCCGCTCGTAGCTCGCACTGATCCGTCTCCGGGCTTACTCCGCCAACCGTGCCAGTGTCTCCTGGGCACGCTGCAGCTGCTCGCGTCCTCGCCGTGCTCCGTCCTCCGAGAGGGCGCGTCCGATCTGCTTGAACGTGGCCCCCTGAGCCACCAACCTGGCCTGTTGCTCCGTCTCGAGCCCATGGCCCGCCCCATCCAGATCGACGCTGTTCTcatcctccagctccgactgAATCTTTCTCTTTAGCTCTTCCAGCCCCTTAGTCAGTTTTGACTCTTCCTCAAAGCGTTTCCTCATATCCTGGATCGTAACGTTCGACTCAGTCAGCTTTTCGTAGCTCTTCCTGGCCTTCTCGTTCACATCCAGCTGCTCCATGAGCGCCTGCTTCTCGGACTCGATCTGACACAGCTTCGAACTGAGGATTAGCTTCTTGCGCGTTTCCTCCTCCAACAGTTGCTGCGATTCGGTCAGTTGACTATCTAGATTACTAGCACCCTTGATGGCCACCGAAGTCTTATGTTCGGCATCGTCCAACGGCTGCGTgatgtttttcgcttcctgctGCAGCTTCGTGACCTTGTCCTGCAGACCCACGCGCTCCCGTATGACGTCTACCATCACCTTATTGTTCACCTCGAGTGTTGCCTCCATGTCCTTGAAGTCATTCTCGAGCCTCTCCTTtgcggccactgccgccgcccgCTGTTTGCGTTCTTTGTCCAACTCGGCTTCCAGATTGCCCAATGCTTTCACCAAAAGCCCGCAGCACTTCTGTTCCGACTGTTCCTGACTAACGCTGACTGCGAAAGATCTTCCTTTCAGACCATTTGACTGATCGATATATGAACTCTTCCTCGACAAGCCATGACTCATCTCTTCCTTCGAGGAATTATCCATCGATTCTAACAagcttttcgttcgcttcttgCACTCGAAGCACGCCGACTTTCCCGAGTTATACCCACTCTTTAGTCGCTTTTCCTGCTTCCGCAACATCTCTTCCTGCTTCTGCAACAACTCTTCCTTTTCCGGCTGCTTCCGTTGAAGCACCTTAACCTTCAGAGCTGCCGGGTCTCGTTGCCCAAGCCTACGATGCCACGAATTCACGTACTCCTTGTTGTGCCGGCTGTCATGCACTGACATTGCCCGTTCAGCTGCCATGTTAAGTCGGTATAGCCCACCGACTTTATCAGCCATTGCGACGACTGTCGCACCGTAATGTAACTTGCAGTTAGTGTTGTCGAATTCCACACGAACACCCTTACTAGCAAGTTTGGCCACTGATATTAGGTTGCAGTCAATCCCTGGGGTAAAGATAACGTCCGTTAATGTCAGCGAAACCGTTTTACCGCAATCATTAACACATTGAATCTTGCAATCCCCTATGCCCTTCGTGCGAAGCAGTTTTCCGTCCACTGTGTA is part of the Anopheles cruzii unplaced genomic scaffold, idAnoCruzAS_RS32_06 scaffold02674_ctg1, whole genome shotgun sequence genome and encodes:
- the LOC128276837 gene encoding myosin heavy chain, non-muscle-like, encoding MAAERAMSVHDSRHNKEYVNSWHRRLGQRDPAALKVKVLQRKQPEKEELLQKQEEMLRKQEKRLKSGYNSGKSACFECKKRTKSLLESMDNSSKEEMSHGLSRKSSYIDQSNGLKGRSFAVSVSQEQSEQKCCGLLVKALGNLEAELDKERKQRAAAVAAKERLENDFKDMEATLEVNNKVMVDVIRERVGLQDKVTKLQQEAKNITQPLDDAEHKTSVAIKGASNLDSQLTESQQLLEEETRKKLILSSKLCQIESEKQALMEQLDVNEKARKSYEKLTESNVTIQDMRKRFEEESKLTKGLEELKRKIQSELEDENSVDLDGAGHGLETEQQARLVAQGATFKQIGRALSEDGARRGREQLQRAQETLARLAE